From Tripterygium wilfordii isolate XIE 37 chromosome 13, ASM1340144v1, whole genome shotgun sequence, the proteins below share one genomic window:
- the LOC120013076 gene encoding putative pentatricopeptide repeat-containing protein At3g11460, mitochondrial encodes MGVKHKLYQIQGSKITYKTPESPWNTRLRELANQSLFTQALSLYPQMLRSGAAPNTFTFPFALKSCAALSLPISGKQLHCHVVKTGCEPEPFVQTSLISMYSKCRLIDDGRKVFDKNPLSGKLAVCYNALISGYTSNLRVLDALLLFGKMREMDVEVNAVTMLGLVPLCGLPERLGLGMSLHGYSLKVCLDIDTSVGNCFLTMYAKCGCIDYARNLFDEIPEKRLVTWNAMISGYSQNGLASNVLDLYGKMERSGVCPDPVTLVGVLSSCAHLGARSLGKKVEQLIETRVFGSNPFLDNALINMYARCGNLVKARAIFDGMPVKNVVSWTAIIGGYGTHGHGEIAVDLFDKMIKTAIKPDGGAFVSVLSACSHAGLTDKGLNYFAIMKKYGLQPGPEHYSCVVDLLGRAGRLKEAREFIESMEVEPDGAVWGALLGACKIHKNVELAELAFERVIELEPTNIGYYVLLSNIYSEAEDLAGVLRIRVMMRERKLRKEPGCSYVEHKGKVHLFLAGDRRHLQTKEIYKMLDKLENSVKGFGVSEKNENEKRKEELGMGVHSEKLAVAFMLLVTDPGTEIIVIKNLRVCGDCHMFIKLVSKIVDRRFVVRDATRFHHFSNGFCSCKDYW; translated from the coding sequence ATGGGCGTCAAGCATAAACTGTACCAAATTCAAGGAAGTAAAATCACCTACAAAACCCCAGAAAGTCCATGGAACACTCGCTTAAGAGAGCTAGCGAACCAATCCCTCTTCACTCAAGCCCTTTCTCTATATCCCCAGATGCTCCGGTCTGGTGCTGCCCCCAATACCTTCACCTTCCCTTTCGCTCTCAAGTCCTGTGCCGCTCTCTCTCTCCCTATCTCCGGCAAGCAACTTCATTGCCACGTTGTCAAGACCGGATGCGAGCCTGAACCCTTTGTGCAAACTTCGTTGATTTCAATGTATTCTAAATGCCGATTGATTGATGATGGGCGCAAGGTGTTCGATAAAAACCCTCTGTCGGGTAAGTTGGCTGTCTGTTACAATGCTTTAATTTCTGGGTACACGTCCAATCTTCGAGTTCTTGATGCGCTCTTGTTGTTTGGTAAAATGCGAGAAATGGATGTGGAGGTTAATGCTGTTACGATGCTAGGTTTGGTCCCTTTATGTGGGTTGCCTGAGCGTTTGGGACTTGGGATGTCTCTTCATGGTTATAGTTTGAAGGTTTGTTTGGATATAGATACATCTGTTGGAAATTGTTTTCTAACAATGTATGCTAAATGTGGGTGTATCGATTACGCAAGGAATTTGTTTGATGAGATTCCCGAGAAGAGGTTGGTTACTTGGAATGCAATGATTAGCGGGTATTCGCAAAATGGACTTGCTAGCAATGTGTTAGACCTTTATGGGAAGATGGAAAGATCTGGGGTTTGTCCTGATCCTGTAACTCTCGTTGGGGTCTTATCATCTTGTGCACACCTTGGTGCCCGCTCTCTAGGCAAGAAAGTAGAACAGCTTATAGAGACTCGTGTGTTTGGTTCTAATCCATTTTTGGACAATGCCCTGATTAATATGTATGCTAGGTGTGGCAATCTAGTAAAGGCACGTGCCATTTTTGATGGAATGCCTGTCAAGAATGTAGTTTCCTGGACAGCAATCATAGGTGGCTACGGAACGCATGGGCATGGGGAGATTGCTGTGGACCTTTTTGACAAAATGATCAAAACTGCCATTAAACCTGATGGAGGAGCATTTGTAAGTGTATTGTCTGCTTGTAGCCATGCGGGACTGACTGATAAGGGCCTAAATTATTTTGCaataatgaagaaatatgggctGCAGCCAGGTCCAGAGCATTACTCTTGTGTGGTGGATCTTTTAGGTAGGGCAGGTCGTCTCAAAGAAGCTCGAGAGTTCATTGAATCAATGGAGGTGGAACCTGATGGGGCAGTGTGGGGAGCCCTTCTGGGTGCTTgtaaaattcacaaaaatgtaGAGCTAGCAGAGTTAGCTTTTGAAAGAGTCATTGAGCTTGAACCCACAAATATTGGTTACTATGTGCTGCTATCTAATATATATTCTGAGGCAGAGGATCTTGCAGGGGTATTAAGGATTCGAGTGATGATGAGGGAGCGGAAGCTCAGAAAAGAGCCAGGGTGCAGCTATGTCGAACATAAAGGGAAAGTTCACCTGTTCTTGGCTGGGGATAGAAGACATCTCCAGACCAAGGAAATATATAAGATGTTGGATAAGCTAGAAAATTCAGTGAAGGGATTTGGAGTTTCTGAGaagaacgaaaatgaaaaaagaaaggaagaactCGGTATGGGCGTGCACAGCGAAAAGTTGGCTGTGGCGTTCATGCTCTTAGTCACAGACCCAGGGACAGAGATCATTGTGATAAAAAATCTTAGGGTATGTGGAGACTGTCATATGTTCATAAAATTGGTAAGCAAGATTGTCGATCGTCGGTTTGTTGTTAGAGATGCAACCCGTTTCCATCATTTCAGCAATGGATTCTGTTCTTGCAAGGATTATTGGTAA
- the LOC120012418 gene encoding subtilisin-like serine-protease S — translation MTYFPMEATAFLLLLSFFIFASSVHGSPSPNSTAHESPNLKHYIVYMGVHSFPDSESVINANHEILASVHDLGIEGAKSAVVHHYHRSFRGFSAMITPEQAELLRNKPEIVSVFESTTYKLTTTRSWDFMMDGSRGYTQGIFKHLRKDRSRDVIVGHLDSGIWPEAPCFNDNGFTPVPARFQGSCAPADQFTNACNRKFIGARFYYQSFVQENGPLESFGKLVYLSPRDDFGHGTHTASTAVGNEVGNLQVADKSDLVAKGGAPNARVSVYKICWFNKCSCGDILKAFDDATADNVDVITISVGTSPKTFLADCVGTASFVAFQKGILTVAAAGNDGDFGTTSSNVPWVLTVAASTTDRFFQNVLTLGDGEKIVGHGVPIFNNDLNDFYGLIFAGQAPAQGVSPEQASYCGQNTLNPYQVQGRIVICYVTDQKDSRGLKTSAVHSAGGVGVIIIDTALDNDVVFHESYEIPISVIGQTEGQMLVSYMRTTNQPTATISRTKTALGVKPAPKMAYFSSRGPNPVESDILKPDITAPGYNILAAYPIPEGQNMKANEIYYKFDSGTSMATPHVSGIAAIVKAANSNWSPAAIKSAIMTTATRRDNTGNYIQSGNAQATPFDMGSGHIQPDNALNPGLVYDFGVDDAIIFLCTQGLSEDQLQNMVGKPVNCPNPAHQAYEVNLPSISVTKMTGPVSVKRTVTFVGKTNGPKVFKPVIEQPYGVTVDVEPKILDFTGNKTITYAVSFAPQIWGTGFAFGQLVWTDGSRYQVRTPIVVKVG, via the exons ATGACTTATTTTCCAATGGAGGCCactgcttttcttcttcttctttcattcTTCATCTTTGCTTCTTCTGTTCATGGATCCCCCTCTCCCAACTCCACTGCTCATGAATCCCCCAATCTGAAG CATTACATTGTGTACATGGGAGTGCATTCGTTTCCGGATTCGGAAAGTGTTATCAATGCCAATCATGAGATTCTTGCTTCAGTTCATGATCTGGG AATTGAAGGTGCCAAGAGTGCAGTAGTTCACCATTACCACAGAAGCTTCAGGGGATTCTCAGCAATGATTACACCAGAACAAGCTGAACTACTGAGAA ATAAACCAGAAATAGTGTCGGTTTTCGAAAGCACGACTTACAAGCTCACCACAACAAGGTCCTGGGACTTCATGATGGATGGTTCAAGAGGATACACTCAAGGAATCTTCAAACATCTTCGTAAAGACAGAAGTAGAGATGTAATTGTCGGTCATCTTGATAGCG GTATTTGGCCTGAAGCTCCATGCTTCAACGACAATGGATTTACTCCAGTCCCTGCTCGTTTTCAAGGATCGTGCGCTCCAGCAGATCAGTTCACAAATGCCTGTAACCG GAAATTTATCGGTGCTCGTTTTTACTATCAAtcatttgtgcaagaaaatggGCCTCTCGAGTCATTTGGAAAACTAGTCTATTTATCACCGAGAGATGATTTTGGCCATGGAACTCATACTGCTTCAACAGCAGTTGGAAATGAAGTCGGAAACCTTCAAGTAGCTGATAAATCAGACCTGGTTGCCAAAGGAGGAGCGCCTAATGCTCGCGTATCTGTCTACAAAATTTGCTGGTTTAACAAGTGCAGTTGTGGTGATATCTTGAAAGCTTTCGATGATGCTACTGCTGATAATGTCGACGTTATTACTATCTCGGTTGGAACTTCTCCGAAGACATTTCTAGCTGATTGTGTTGGGACGGCCTCTTTCGTTGCTTTCCAGAAAGGAATTCTCACAGTTGCTGCTGCAGGCAATGACGGAGACTTTGGTACTACGAGCTCTAATGTTCCTTGGGTTCTCACTGTTGCTGCATCAACTACTGATAGATTTTTTCAAAACGTTTTGACGCTCGGAGATGGAGAGAAGATAGTG GGTCATGGAGTACCAATTTTCAATAACGATTTGAACGATTTCTATGGACTTATATTTGCCGGGCAAGCACCTGCTCAAGGAGTTTCACCGGAGCAAGCAAG CTATTGTGGACAAAATACACTCAATCCTTACCAAGTTCAAGGAAGGATAGTCATATGTTATGTGACAGACCAGAAAGATTCCAGAGGCCTTAAAACATCGGCGGTGCATAGTGCTGGTGGTGTAGGAGTGATAATCATTGATACTGCTCTTGATAATGATGTCGTATTCCATGAATCCTATGAAATTCCTATTTCCGTAATCGGCCAAACAGAAGGACAGATGCTTGTATCATACATGAGGACAACCAA TCAGCCAACCGCTACCATTTCACGAACAAAAACAGCGCTTGGCGTCAAACCTGCACCGAAGATGGCTTACTTCTCTTCAAGAGGTCCTAATCCCGTGGAATCTGACATTCTCAAGCCGGATATCACAGCTCCAGGTTACAATATACTAGCAGCTTATCCTATCCCTGAAGGTCAAAACATGAAAGCCAACGAAATATATTATAAGTTCGATTCTGGAACCTCAATGGCTACCCCTCATGTTAGTGGCATTGCTGCTATTGTAAAAGCTGCAAACAGTAACTGGAGTCCTGCTGCAATTAAATCCGCGATTATGACAACAG CCACAAGAAGAGATAATACTGGTAACTATATCCAGTCGGGCAACGCCCAAGCGACTCCTTTTGATATGGGTTCAGGACACATACAGCCTGATAATGCACTAAATCCAGGACTTGTCTACGATTTTGGCGTCGATGATGCCATCATATTCCTATGTACACAAGGCTTAAGTGAAGATCAGCTTCAAAATATGGTTGGAAAGCCAGTGAATTGTCCTAATCCAGCACATCAAGCTTACGAAGTCAATCTACCTTCAATTTCAGTCACAAAAATGACAGGACCAGTCTCAGTTAAGAGAACAGTCACATTTGTTGGAAAAACCAATGGCCCTAAAGTTTTCAAGCCGGTCATTGAGCAGCCTTATGGTGTTACTGTCGACGTGGAACCAAAAATTCTCGACTTCACTGGTAATAAAACCATAACTTATGCTGTGAGTTTTGCACCACAGATATGGGGAACAGGATTTGCCTTTGGACAACTGGTGTGGACCGACGGTTCTCGCTATCAAGTTAGGACTCCTATTGTAGTTAAAGTTGGTTAG